The DNA region CTGGTTGGTGCGGTAACTGCCGTATTATGAAGCCTAAGTTCAAAAAAGAGGCCTCTACGCACGGAGATTTCACTTTCGTAATTGCAGATGCCGAGAAATTTCCTGAAAGCAGAAAACTAGCCAATGTAGACAACTTACCTACGTTTGCCACTTTCACTAACGGAGAGTTTAAAAATCAAGTACAAACGAACAAATACGATGTTCTAAAAGAATTGATCAGTGAAGCTTCCAGTAATTAAGCATTTAACGAATTTCATTGAAGAAAACGACGAAGATTTTGTTGTTGAAACAATTGAGACCCTAGAAGCACTGACCGAAGTATCCTCGCTTAAAGACGAAGAACTAGATGTTATTGGTGAATTGATTTCAAACATGTACGGTGCACTAGAAGTGCAAAAAGGCATAAAAGAAGGCAAACCACAAAAGGAAGCTTTAAATGAATTTATGCAACGTGTAATGGGTTCCATAGATAAATAAGTTAAGTACGTACTTTTTACTACTGTTTAACTGTTTAGAAGTGAAATAACTTTTGATTTTTAATGAAATCAATTGAGTTGTTTCACTTTTTATTTTCCTTTTGTTACTTAAAACTATATTTCTCTTATGGAGCGCCTATAATTAGCCATAATTTTATATTTTCACCACCAATATAAACAGAACATATCATGGCTACAGTAACCCTAAAAGGAAACGAAATACACACTTTAGGAAATCTTCCTGCAAACGGAAGTAAAGCTCCTAATTTTACATTAACAAAAAACGACCTTTCATCTGCATCCCTTTCGGATTATTCGGGCAAGAGAGTGGTTTTAAATATCTTCCCTAGCGTTGACACCGGTACGTGTGCGCAATCCGTTAGACAATTTAACCAAGAGGCGGCAGAAATAGAAAACACAGTGGTTTTATGTGTTTCCAAAGACTTACCATTTGCTCAAGCTCGTTTTTGTGGTGCAGAAGGCATCAACAATGTAGAAATGCTATCTGACTTCCGCGATGGTAGTTTTGGAAAAGATTACGCTGTTACCTTTACTGACGGGCCTTTGACAGCATTACTTTCTAGATCGGTAGTAGTTCTTAATGAAGCAGGTGAAGTAATCTATACAGAGCAAGTTCCTGAAACCGTAGATGAGCCAAATTACAAAGCGGCTCTAGAAGTTTTAGCCGATGCCTAAGGAAGAATCCTTTCTTGTAAATAGAATAAGAAGTGTGGGCTTCGCTTTACGTGGAGCCCTGCTTTTAATCAGGACCGAAGCCAGTATCAAAATTCAGGTGTTTTTGGCCGTGGCTGTAACTATCGCTGGCTTTTACTATGAAATTTCTACAACTGAGTGGATTTTTCAAGTCTTTGCTGTTTCTCTTGTGGTAGGTGTGGAAGGCGCCAATACCGCAATTGAAAAAATATGCGATTTCATTCACCCTGAATTTGATGAGAGAATAGGCTTTATAAAAGATGTTGCAGCAGGTGCGGTAATGCTTGTTTCAATTGGCGCTACCATAGTAGGCTGTATTATCTACATCCCGAAAATATTCTAATCAGCGAAGCCCTACTTTAATTCCAATCCGTTTTGGCATAAGCAAAATATGCTTACCGAACCCATAGAATATATTCACTCTACGAATTTATCATAATTCAATAGCATATATTTTTTAGCCTATACTTTTCACTACATTGCCCAAGCTGGATAAAAGACTGTAGAACAACATTGCGAAAAAAAATCCGTTAAAAACAAAAAAAGGGGGTAAGATGGAAATTCACTTTGTTCAACACTGTATGATGGTATCCTTAACAGACTTTAGATGCCTAAAACAAGGAACAATAGAACCATAACCACCTTAAAAAGAGTATGTATATTATAAAAGCAAAAAGACTTTTCGTAATCTCTACTCCAAAAACTTCGTAATACGTATTTTTGCACCCAGTGGAAAAAAAGTAATGGCCAAAAAGAAAACAACGACAACCAAAAAAAAGGCAAGCCCCAAAAAAGCTAGCTTCACGGTATCTAAAAAGAACAAGATTATTTTAGGAAGCTTGCTGATCCTTTTCAGCATGGCTTTATTCTTCTCGTTCGTCTCCTTTTATTTTACGTGGCAAGACGACCAGAGTCTATTGTCTGAATTTACCAATAGAAATGAACAAGCTAAAAATCTGCTTAATAAATTTGGTGCTAGTGTTAGCCACTTCTTTGTTTATAAAGGTTTTGGAGTTGCTTCCATTATTCTAACCATTCTAGTCTGCATCACCGGATTACACCTCTTTTTGAGCTTAGAAAGAAAGGGGCTTCTCAAAAAATGGATTTGGGGTCTTATTTTTATGATTTGGATATCTATTGCGTTAGGTTTCCTAGCGGACTCACAACCTCTGCTTGGTGGTGTCGTAGGTTATGAAATGAACGATTTTCTACGAGATTACACCGGAAACATTGGTGTTGTTCTTATTCTACTGTTTGGACTTGTTTTTATTTTAGTTCGTTTCTTTCATTTTACACCAGAGGGAATGGCCCAGTCTTTCAGGAAAAAATCATCTTCATTAAAATCCGAGCTCAGAACAAGTTCAAAAGAAGCATCCGATACTTTAAAAGATGTACAGGAAACCATAAAGAAAAAAGAAAAAGAAGAACCTGTTGTTCTTGATACGTACACCCATAAGAAAGATATTCCTCCCCTTGAACCTGAGAACGAGGTTACTTTAGATGATTTTGAGATTTCCGTTCCCGTTGAGGAAGAAACTACCGAAGAGTTAGCAATGGAAGTGGAGAAAATTGTTGAAGAACAGGAAGAGACCGATAATATAGCCGATAAGTTAGTTGAGGATTTTGGTGAGTTCGATCCTACCCTAGAACTTGGCAATTACAAGTTCCCCACCATAGAGCTCCTAGACCAGCATGGTGTTACCGGTGGAATCACTATTAATCAAGAAGAACTTGAGGAGAACAAAAATAAGATTGTAGAGACGCTTAAAAACTACAAGATTGGAATCTCACAAATTAAAGCAACTATTGGCCCCACCGTTACACTTTACGAAATTGTGCCCGAGGCCGGGGTTAGAATTTCCAAGATTAAGAACTTAGAAGATGATATTGCCCTTTCGCTTGCCGCTCTAGGTATACGAATTATTGCCCCTATTCCTGGTAAAGGAACTATTGGTATTGAAGTACCGAACAAAAATGCGACAATCGTTTCTATGCGGTCCGTTGTGGCCTCAAGCAAGTTTCAAAAAGCAGAAATGGAACTGCCGATCGCTTTTGGCAAGACCATTAGTAACGAAACATTTGTAGTGGATTTGGCGAAAATGCCTCACCTTTTAATGGCAGGTGCTACCGGTCAAGGTAAATCAGTAGGTCTAAATGCCGTTCTTACCTCCCTCCTTTATAAAAAACATCCGGCAGAAGTCAAATTTATTCTGGTCGACCCGAAAAAGGTCGAACTTTCGATTTATAATAAAATTGAAAGACACTTCTTGGCAAAATTACCCGACTCCGAGGAAGCTATTATTACGGATAATGCCAAGGTAATCAATACCTTGAATTCACTCTGTATAGAAATGGATGACCGGTATGAACTCTTAAAACACGCCCAAGTACGTAACCTTAAGGAGTACAACGTTAAATTTAAGGCACGTAAATTAAATCCAAACGACGGACATAAATTTCTACCCTACATCGTTCTGGTCATAGATGAATTTGCAGATTTAATAATGACTGCAGGTAAGGAGGTAGAAACCCCAATTGCACGTCTTGCTCAATTGGCAAGGGCAATCGGTATTCACTTGATAATTGCAACGCAGCGGCCGTCGGTAAACGTGATAACCGGTATCATAAAAGCAAACTTCCCTGCCAGAATAGCATTTAGGGTAACCTCTAAAATTGACTCCAGAACTATATTGGATGCGCAAGGGGCTGACCAGCTTATTGGTAGAGGTGACATGTTGTACACACAGGGTAACGATGTTACCCGTATACAGTGTGCTTTTGTTGACACACCGGAAGTTGCCAAGATTACAGATTATATAGGCTCGCAACGTGCCTATCCAAATGCACATGAACTGCCAGAATATACAGGCGAGGACTCTGGCACAAGTATTGATGTAGATATAGCGGACAGGGATGCTTTGTTCCGAGATGCCGCCGAAGTAATTGTAACGGCACAACAAGGTTCTGCTTCCTTAATTCAAAGAAAATTAAAATTGGGGTATAACCGTGCAGGGCGTATCGTAGACCAGCTAGAAGCTGCGGGTATTGTAGGGCCGTTTGAAGGCAGTAAAGCCAGACAAGTTTTGGTGCCAGACCTTATTGCACTAGACCAATTATTAAGCAACGAGAGCTCCTAAAGAGCTATTAACTTAAAAAGTAAAATGAAAAAGATTTTTTTAGTACTTACCCTTGTATTAGTATCGAACGTAACTTTTGCACAAAATTCAGAAAAAGCAAAAGCGTTATTGGAAGACGTTTATGCCAAGGTGAAAAGCTATGATAATATTTATATAGATTTTAAATATGTCCTCAATAATTCAGAGGCTGGTATAAACCAAGAAACCCGTGGCGACGTCACCTTACAAGGTGATAAGTACATTGGTAATTTCTTTGGCACTACATTGTTATATGACGGTTCCAAAGTTTACACTATTATACCGGAAAACGAAGAGGTAACCATTGAGGATAAATCTAACGATGAGAATGCCCTTACTCCGGCAAAAATGCTAACTTTTTACAGAGAAGGACATAATTATGAAATGGATATTCTTCAGAACGTAAACGGTAGAAAAATTCAGTATGTAAAACTTACGCCTATTGACACGAATTCAGAAATAAAGACGATTCTATTGGGTGTTGATGCTGAAACGAAGCATATTTACAAACTGATAGAAACTGGCGAAAATGGTACCACTACCACCATTACCGTTAATTCTTTCAAAACTGACCAACCTTTGTCAAAAACCTTGTTTACTTTTGATGAGGCGAAGTACAAAAATGACGGGTACTACATAGTAAGAAACTAATATTGCCACATTGAGAATTCTAGACCGATATATATTATCGCGATTCCTTTCTAATTTTTTGAGTTCGTTCGTAATATTGATGTTCATCTTCATATTTCAGACGATATGGTTGTTTATTGATGATTTTGCAGGGAAGGGTCTTGATATTGTTATCATAGGGAAATTTTTCTTTTACATGATGCCCAGTTTAACGGAGAAGGTACTGCCATTAACCGTTATCCTTGCTTCTATTTTAACTTTTGGGACACTAGCAGAGAATTATGAGTTTGCAGCAATGAAAGCCTCAGGTATTTCATTGCAACGCTCAATGCTAAGCCTTATTATCTTTATGGTAGGATTAGGTGGTGTCACTTTTTATTTTGCCAATAGCGTTATTCCCGCCTCAGAGCAGAAAATCTACAACATGCGCCGTAACATTGCCAAGGTAAAACCAGCTGCGGCAATTGAAAAAGGGGTGTTTAGCGACTTTGAGGGAATGAGCATAAAAGTTGATGAGAAGTACGGCGAAAAAGACCGTTTCCTCAAAAATGTAATTATCCATCAGAAAACTCCTGCCAATGTCAATAGCACTGTAATCAAGGCGAAAACGGGAGAGTTAATCAGTAGTGAAGAATCAGAACTTATTCAGTTGGTACTTCGTGACGGTCATGATTACCGTGATATGGATAAGAAAAAAAGTACCGAAAAAAGGAAATATCCATTTACTCAAACCCATTTTGAAATTTACCGGATGAACATTGAAATCCCGGAAATGGAACAAGACCTTGAGGAGGAGAATGTATCCAACCGAGAGAAGATGAAAAACGTTTCTCGTTTAATAAAGGATATGGATTCTCTTGAGACGGATAATAAGAGAATTGTTCAGGCTTTCTCAAAAAACATCGTCTACCGTATGGGAGGTTTTATCCCTCTTACGCCAAAAGATACTGCGGCGTCAAAAAAAATGAAACTCCTAAAGGAGAAAGAGCCATCTAGTAAAGAAACAACAGCTGAGAAAAATAGTCTTGATACTCTTAAAGCTGAAAATGAGATTCAAGAGGATGTAAAAATAGATTCACTGTCCAATTCTACTGAGGTAGATGAAAAAACACCTCCTACTGATATCATCACCTTATTTAAAGATTGGCAAAAAGTACAGGTCATGAATTCTGCCAAAAATTCAGTTTCTAATATTATGACCTCTATTAACGGTAAGAAACAAGAATTAGGCAAAAGGTATGAAATACACCGTAGGCACGTCTTCTCACTGCACGATAAATATGCGCTTGCCCTTTCATGTATTATCCTATTTTTTGTTGGCGCACCCTTGGGGGCTATTATCCGCAAGGGTGGTATAGGCCTACCTATGGTAATTGCCATATTATTATTTCTCGTTTATTACTTTATGGGAGTTTTTGCAGAAAACTACAGCTATAAAGGAAATATTCACCCTATTATAGGAGCGTGGCTACCATCTATGGTTATGTTACCTTTAGGTATTTATCTAACAAGACAAGCCACTGCCGATCAGGGAATGATGAATTTTGGAAACGTAATAGACCTTTTCAAACGATTTTTTTCAAGAAAAGACAAAACTGAAGAAGAATGAGTATCGATATGGAAAAGAAAATTCAATTGAATACTATTGAGGAAGCCATTGATGAAATCAGAAAAGGGAAAGTCATCATAGTAGTTGATGATGAGAATCGTGAAAACGAAGGTGATTTTCTAGCTGCTGCAGAATTGGCTACACCGGAAACGGTGAACTTTATGGCTACACATGGTAGAGGACTAATTTGTGCTCCGCTAACCGAAGGCAGATGTAAAGACTTGGGCCTTCATATGATGGTCAATAATAATACAGACCCTATGGAGACGGCTTTTACCGTATCTGTGGATTTGCGCGGAGGTGGCGTTACAACGGGCATCTCAGCTTCGGATAGGGCCAAAACTGTACTTGCCCTCACTAAAAACGATACAAAACCTCATGATTTGGCACGTCCC from Zobellia alginiliquefaciens includes:
- a CDS encoding thioredoxin family protein — encoded protein: MVLELDQDNLQEIIADKKNVIVQYSAGWCGNCRIMKPKFKKEASTHGDFTFVIADAEKFPESRKLANVDNLPTFATFTNGEFKNQVQTNKYDVLKELISEASSN
- a CDS encoding DUF6952 family protein, with amino-acid sequence MKLPVIKHLTNFIEENDEDFVVETIETLEALTEVSSLKDEELDVIGELISNMYGALEVQKGIKEGKPQKEALNEFMQRVMGSIDK
- the tpx gene encoding thiol peroxidase, with amino-acid sequence MATVTLKGNEIHTLGNLPANGSKAPNFTLTKNDLSSASLSDYSGKRVVLNIFPSVDTGTCAQSVRQFNQEAAEIENTVVLCVSKDLPFAQARFCGAEGINNVEMLSDFRDGSFGKDYAVTFTDGPLTALLSRSVVVLNEAGEVIYTEQVPETVDEPNYKAALEVLADA
- a CDS encoding diacylglycerol kinase; this encodes MPKEESFLVNRIRSVGFALRGALLLIRTEASIKIQVFLAVAVTIAGFYYEISTTEWIFQVFAVSLVVGVEGANTAIEKICDFIHPEFDERIGFIKDVAAGAVMLVSIGATIVGCIIYIPKIF
- a CDS encoding DNA translocase FtsK — translated: MAKKKTTTTKKKASPKKASFTVSKKNKIILGSLLILFSMALFFSFVSFYFTWQDDQSLLSEFTNRNEQAKNLLNKFGASVSHFFVYKGFGVASIILTILVCITGLHLFLSLERKGLLKKWIWGLIFMIWISIALGFLADSQPLLGGVVGYEMNDFLRDYTGNIGVVLILLFGLVFILVRFFHFTPEGMAQSFRKKSSSLKSELRTSSKEASDTLKDVQETIKKKEKEEPVVLDTYTHKKDIPPLEPENEVTLDDFEISVPVEEETTEELAMEVEKIVEEQEETDNIADKLVEDFGEFDPTLELGNYKFPTIELLDQHGVTGGITINQEELEENKNKIVETLKNYKIGISQIKATIGPTVTLYEIVPEAGVRISKIKNLEDDIALSLAALGIRIIAPIPGKGTIGIEVPNKNATIVSMRSVVASSKFQKAEMELPIAFGKTISNETFVVDLAKMPHLLMAGATGQGKSVGLNAVLTSLLYKKHPAEVKFILVDPKKVELSIYNKIERHFLAKLPDSEEAIITDNAKVINTLNSLCIEMDDRYELLKHAQVRNLKEYNVKFKARKLNPNDGHKFLPYIVLVIDEFADLIMTAGKEVETPIARLAQLARAIGIHLIIATQRPSVNVITGIIKANFPARIAFRVTSKIDSRTILDAQGADQLIGRGDMLYTQGNDVTRIQCAFVDTPEVAKITDYIGSQRAYPNAHELPEYTGEDSGTSIDVDIADRDALFRDAAEVIVTAQQGSASLIQRKLKLGYNRAGRIVDQLEAAGIVGPFEGSKARQVLVPDLIALDQLLSNESS
- a CDS encoding LolA family protein; this encodes MKKIFLVLTLVLVSNVTFAQNSEKAKALLEDVYAKVKSYDNIYIDFKYVLNNSEAGINQETRGDVTLQGDKYIGNFFGTTLLYDGSKVYTIIPENEEVTIEDKSNDENALTPAKMLTFYREGHNYEMDILQNVNGRKIQYVKLTPIDTNSEIKTILLGVDAETKHIYKLIETGENGTTTTITVNSFKTDQPLSKTLFTFDEAKYKNDGYYIVRN
- a CDS encoding LptF/LptG family permease, encoding MRILDRYILSRFLSNFLSSFVILMFIFIFQTIWLFIDDFAGKGLDIVIIGKFFFYMMPSLTEKVLPLTVILASILTFGTLAENYEFAAMKASGISLQRSMLSLIIFMVGLGGVTFYFANSVIPASEQKIYNMRRNIAKVKPAAAIEKGVFSDFEGMSIKVDEKYGEKDRFLKNVIIHQKTPANVNSTVIKAKTGELISSEESELIQLVLRDGHDYRDMDKKKSTEKRKYPFTQTHFEIYRMNIEIPEMEQDLEEENVSNREKMKNVSRLIKDMDSLETDNKRIVQAFSKNIVYRMGGFIPLTPKDTAASKKMKLLKEKEPSSKETTAEKNSLDTLKAENEIQEDVKIDSLSNSTEVDEKTPPTDIITLFKDWQKVQVMNSAKNSVSNIMTSINGKKQELGKRYEIHRRHVFSLHDKYALALSCIILFFVGAPLGAIIRKGGIGLPMVIAILLFLVYYFMGVFAENYSYKGNIHPIIGAWLPSMVMLPLGIYLTRQATADQGMMNFGNVIDLFKRFFSRKDKTEEE